Within the Stenotrophomonas maltophilia genome, the region GCCATGCCCGGCGAGCGCAGCGGCCAGGCGCTCAGCCGGCAATCCGGCGCCGCCAACCGGCGAAGCAGAACAGCTGCAGCACCAGCATCATCACCAGTCCCAGCGGCCAGGCCCACCACAGTCCCGCCAGGCCATGCCGCGCATGCAGCCAGGCCGCCAGCGGCAGTTCCAGCAGCACGATGGCCGCCATTCCGAGCAGCGCCGGCCACACGACCGTGCCGCTGCCGCGCATCACGCCCACCAGCACCGAGGCGCCGCCCATTGCCAGCACGCCCCAGGCCACCGTGCGCAGCTGCTCTGTCGCCAGCGCGCGTACGTCCGGTGCGTCCAGGATCAGGCCGACCAGCCACGGTGCCGACAGCATCACCAGCCCCACCACCGCAGCCAGCAGCCCGCCCCCCAGCCAAGCACCGGTGCGGGCGATCGCAGGCAGCCGCGCCACGCGCCCTGCGCCCATCGCGTGCGCAGCCAGTACAGTGGCGGTGATGCCCAGCGACATCGCCGGCAGCTGCACCCAGCTCATCAGCTGGTTGACCGCGCCATAGGCGGCGGTCGCCAGGTAACCGTGCCGGTTGATCCAGCCCAGCAGTACGATTTCGGCAACGGCCAGGCTGAGCATCTGCAGCGACGACGGCACCCCGATCCGCAACATTGATCGCGCCGTGCCCGCATCCACGCGCACCGCACGCAGCAGATTACGGTCGGGTGCCAGCGGATGCCCCTGTCGGCGCCAGCGCCACGACAGCCAGGCCAACGCCAGCGTGGAAGCCAGCACCGCGGAGAATGCGGCGCTGGCTGCTCCCATCCTCGGCAGGCCTGCAGCACCGACGATCAGCAAGGGTGTACACAGCAGGCCGATCAAGGTGGCGATCAGCAACGCGTGCAGCGGCGAAATCGCATCGCCCACCGCGCGGCTGACCGACGTTGCCAGCCAGAGCAGGAAGATCACCGGCACGCCGCTCAGCATGATGCGCGCGTAGGCGATGGCCTCACCCAGGATCGGCGCCGGTGTGCCGAGCGCCTGCAGCAGCTGCGGTGCGAACAGGTTGCCGACCACCATCACCAGCAACGACACCGCCAGCATCAGCGCGACCGCCGTTCCGGCGACCCGCCGCACCCGCACCACATCACCGCACCCCCACGCCTGCCCGATCAGCACCGTGGCGCCCGTGGCCAGGCCCATCGCCAGGGCCAGCAACAGGAAGAACATCGGAAACACCGCTGCCGCTGCGGCCACCGCATGTGCACCGAGCAGGTGGCCGAGGTAGATGTTGTCGAGCGTCCCGGAGGCCAGCTGCAGGGCGTTGGTCAACAGCATCGGCAGCAACAACCCGAGATAGGCGCGCCACAGGGGGGGCGACACAGGCGCTGCGGACAGTGATGGGGGATTCATGGGCATTCCATGGGCAAAGCGTTGCCCTGCCCGGCCAAGGGGCCAGCAGGAGACGCAGGTGGGAGGAGTAACGGCCCGCGGTCAGCGCGGCCGCTTGCATGTGCGGGGCGGCAGGTCAGTCGTCGGTGCTGCCGGCAGGTTCGTCGAAGGCCAGACGCAAAGCGTGGCTGCGTACGTCGACAGGCCAGCTTTCCAGCACAGCCTGCAGGCGCGCGCGGTCGTGCGCGAACAGCGCACGCGTGGCTTCCTCGAAGCCGGGCAGATCGCCGCCGATGGTCTGCAGGAAGTGATACGCGCGCTCGGCGTTGCGGCGCTGCCGGTCCAGATCGGCACCGGCCCGGCTGGCCGCTTCCACCAGCCGCCGCAGCGCTACCGAGGCGCCGCCCGGCTGTCCGGCCAACCAGGTCCAATGACGCGGCAGCAGCGTGACCTCGCGCGCGACCACACCCAGTTTCGGTCGCCCGCGCCCGCGCGCCACCACCGGCTCATCGGTGGCCGCCGTCTGCACATCGGCGTCCGCGCGTGATGCCGGGAAGGCCTGGGCGATACGCACCAGCAGCTGCGCGACGCTGCCACGCGTGTCGAAATCCCGGGTCAGGCCGGTGGCGTTGTCGAACACCAGCAGCGGGCCGGCAGCCGCATCGGCACGCAGCTGCCTGAGCGCCAGCGCGGCGACGTCCGGCGTACCGGAAGCGACAAGTCGATGACCGTCGAAGCAGCTGAACGGCGGAAGGGGAGCATTGGACATGGCACGGGCACCGGGGCGATGCGGAAATATTACCCGGGCAATTTTATGGCGTCAATATCACCCGGGTATTAATCCGCACTGCCTCGACGCGGCTCACAGCCGGCTGAACGACCAGCTCTGCATGCGTCCGTCCTTGTACGGCATCACCCCGTGGAATGGACGCGGATCCGCATCGAACACCAGCGGCAGGAAATTGCGGTCGCCCTCCCACATCGGCAGCGTGTCGAGCTTGTCCAGGTCAACCCACTCCAGCGTGCCCTCATGGTTGCCGCCATGCGGGCTGCCTTCAAAGCCGTCGATCACGAATACGAACCCGAACCAGTCCTCACCGTGCTTGCCGAAACCCGGCCAGCTGATGGTGCCGCGCAGACGCATCGAGGTACACGCGATGCCAGCCTCCTCTGCGATTTCGCGGCGCATGCCGGCTGCGACGTCCTCGCTCGGCTCGATCTTGCCCCCCAGGCCGTTGTACTTGCCCAGATGGTGGTCGCCGGGGCGGGTATTGCGATGGATCATCAGCACCTGGCGCCCGTCGGGCGAAAGCACATAGCCCAGGGTGGCGACGATCGGGGTATACGGCATGGCGGCATCCGGCGGCAGGTCAGCCCCGGATTATGGCCGATCAGCGCACCAGCGACAGGCGACGCTCGCCATCGGCTGCCGCGCTGCCGTCCGGATCGCGACGCAGGGTGGCCACGCCATGGCCACGCTCGGCCAGGTATTCCAGCCACTTGCCGAGGAAGGTGTTCATCCGCATGCGGTGGCTGATCAGTTCGGCCGGCGGCGGATACAGCCCCATGGTGTCCTGCCAGCGGCGGCCGACGTAGCAATGGGTGGTTTCAGCCTGGCGTGCGTCGCGGTACAGGCGCACATAGGCCGACGGGTCCGGCTCGCCGGTCACCGGGTCGGCCAGGTCGTAGGTCAGGCGCAGTTCGACGGTGTAGCGATGGCACTCGATCACGTCCAGGCGCACATCCAGACCATCACCCACCGAAGAGATGTAGCTGCCCGCAACCAGCTCGGCCGGTGCGAACAGGCGCACCAGGTGCCGGTAGTTTTCCGCATACAGGCCCATGAGCCAGCTCAGCCGGCTCAGGCGGGGAATGCGTTCGGTGCGGGGCAAGGCTCGGGCCATGGGTCGATCCTACACGTTGGTGGTTCAACGTGGGGGCGGTTCAAGCCGCAGCCAACCCACCGGCCGCGATCGTCCGTGTGCATCCACGCGCTGACAGGTAGCGCTGGGCCAGGCCCGGCGAGCGCGCAGCGCAGCCATCCAGCGTGGCCCGGCATCGCCGGCGCCGCCGGGAGAGGATCAGTACATTTCGCGCTGCAGCCCCAGCGTGCCCAGCACCTTGCTGGAGATTTCCTCGATGGAGGTGTGCGTGGTGCTCAGGGTCGGAATTCTCTCCATGCGGAACATGGTCTCGGCCGCCGCCACTTCGCGCCGGCAGGTTTCCAGATTGGCGTAGCGCGAGTTCGGCCGGCGCTCCTGGCGGATCTGCTGCAGCCTGTCCGGGTCGATGGTCAGGCCGAACAGCTTGCGCCGGTAGTTGCGCAGCCGCGCCGGCAGGCGGTCGCTTTCCAGGTCTTCATCGGTCAGCGGGTAGTTGGCTGCGCGCACCCCGTAGTGCAGGGCCAGGTAGATGCAGGTCGGGGTCTTGCCGGCCCGCGACACCGCCACCAGGATCACGTCGGCATCGTCGTAGTTCACCGCGATGCCGTCGTCATGCGTCAAGGCGAAGTTCATCGCATTGATGCGGCGGTGGTAGGTGTCGAAATCGACCATGCCATGGGCCTGGCCGACCCGGGCCAGGCGCGGGCTGGACAGTTCCCGCTCCAGCGGCTCGATGAACGGCGCGAACACATCCAGCATCAGCGCCCCGCTGTCGGCCAGGATCAGGCTCAGGCTCTGGTCCACGCAGGAGTTCACCACGATCGGCCGGACCTGGTAGCGCTCCCCCGCCGCCTGGATCCGGGCACAGGCTTCACGGGCCTTTTCGGGGTCATCGACGAACGACATGCGATCGGTAATGAAGCTGAACCCGGAGAACTGGGTCAGCAGGCTATGTCCAATGGTTTCAGCGGTGATACCGGTTCCATCGGAAACATAGAACACCGGGCGGATGGTCGACATGCGCGCTTTTACCCCCTACGAAGCCTAAAAAAGCCGCCAGCACAAGCTTGTGCCGACGGTACTCTGCCCGGCATCATATCGGCTTCTTCCTACGGACGCGGCCATTACAGCCCGCCTCGGGCGATGGCCAAACGGAGCATCGCGCTTGAACGAGAACATCCTGTGGTTGCACGAACTGCGTCTGGCCGACCTGGCCCGCGTAGGCGGCAAGAATTCGTCGCTGGGCGAGATGATCGGCAATCTGGCCGGTCTGGGCGTGTCGGTGCCAGGCGGTTATGCCACCACCGCTGAAGCCTTCAAGGACTTCATCGCGCACAACGATCTGTCCAAGCGCATCTTCGACAAGCTGGCCACGCTGGACGTCGAGGACGTTACCGCGCTGACCGCGGCCGGCAAGGAAATCCGTGGCTGGGTCATCCACGCTCCGCTGCAGCCGCAGCTGGACCAGGACATCCGGACCGCGTACGCCAAGCTGAGCGCCGAGAACGGCGGCGGCGACGTGGCCGTGGCGGTGCGCTCTTCGGCCACCGCCGAAGATCTGCCCGACGCCTCGTTCGCCGGCCAGCAGGAAACCTTCCTCAACGTCACCGGTGCCGACGATGTCGTGCACAAGGTCAAGGAAGTGTTCGCTTCGC harbors:
- a CDS encoding MATE family efflux transporter, which encodes MNPPSLSAAPVSPPLWRAYLGLLLPMLLTNALQLASGTLDNIYLGHLLGAHAVAAAAAVFPMFFLLLALAMGLATGATVLIGQAWGCGDVVRVRRVAGTAVALMLAVSLLVMVVGNLFAPQLLQALGTPAPILGEAIAYARIMLSGVPVIFLLWLATSVSRAVGDAISPLHALLIATLIGLLCTPLLIVGAAGLPRMGAASAAFSAVLASTLALAWLSWRWRRQGHPLAPDRNLLRAVRVDAGTARSMLRIGVPSSLQMLSLAVAEIVLLGWINRHGYLATAAYGAVNQLMSWVQLPAMSLGITATVLAAHAMGAGRVARLPAIARTGAWLGGGLLAAVVGLVMLSAPWLVGLILDAPDVRALATEQLRTVAWGVLAMGGASVLVGVMRGSGTVVWPALLGMAAIVLLELPLAAWLHARHGLAGLWWAWPLGLVMMLVLQLFCFAGWRRRIAG
- a CDS encoding DUF2239 family protein → MSNAPLPPFSCFDGHRLVASGTPDVAALALRQLRADAAAGPLLVFDNATGLTRDFDTRGSVAQLLVRIAQAFPASRADADVQTAATDEPVVARGRGRPKLGVVAREVTLLPRHWTWLAGQPGGASVALRRLVEAASRAGADLDRQRRNAERAYHFLQTIGGDLPGFEEATRALFAHDRARLQAVLESWPVDVRSHALRLAFDEPAGSTDD
- a CDS encoding NUDIX hydrolase, whose protein sequence is MPYTPIVATLGYVLSPDGRQVLMIHRNTRPGDHHLGKYNGLGGKIEPSEDVAAGMRREIAEEAGIACTSMRLRGTISWPGFGKHGEDWFGFVFVIDGFEGSPHGGNHEGTLEWVDLDKLDTLPMWEGDRNFLPLVFDADPRPFHGVMPYKDGRMQSWSFSRL
- a CDS encoding DUF1249 domain-containing protein, with translation MARALPRTERIPRLSRLSWLMGLYAENYRHLVRLFAPAELVAGSYISSVGDGLDVRLDVIECHRYTVELRLTYDLADPVTGEPDPSAYVRLYRDARQAETTHCYVGRRWQDTMGLYPPPAELISHRMRMNTFLGKWLEYLAERGHGVATLRRDPDGSAAADGERRLSLVR
- the ppsR gene encoding posphoenolpyruvate synthetase regulatory kinase/phosphorylase PpsR; the encoded protein is MSTIRPVFYVSDGTGITAETIGHSLLTQFSGFSFITDRMSFVDDPEKAREACARIQAAGERYQVRPIVVNSCVDQSLSLILADSGALMLDVFAPFIEPLERELSSPRLARVGQAHGMVDFDTYHRRINAMNFALTHDDGIAVNYDDADVILVAVSRAGKTPTCIYLALHYGVRAANYPLTDEDLESDRLPARLRNYRRKLFGLTIDPDRLQQIRQERRPNSRYANLETCRREVAAAETMFRMERIPTLSTTHTSIEEISSKVLGTLGLQREMY